Part of the Pyricularia oryzae 70-15 chromosome 3, whole genome shotgun sequence genome, AAGCGCATAGTCAGTGCCGAGGCCGACCGTCACGTCACTATCGCGGTCGTCCGCAGAACTGTTATTGGTTGCAGATGAGGAGACGCTAGACCGTTGGCTGGCGTTTCGGCTCCACAGATATTTGGGTCTACCGGAACGGAGTGCATTGCCAGGTGTGCTGCCAGCATCCACAAAGTACGGCTTTTCCTTGGGGCGCTCAGAAAGCACCGACGAATCACCCTCGCCTCCATTGTCGTCATTGTTCCGTAGCCCGTCCGACATACCGCTGTTGTCTGTTGAAAAGCTGTCGTCCGGGTGGCCGACCCCTTCACTCTTCCCGTTGCTGGCTCTGGATATAGCTCGCGATATCGTgcgggcggcagcggcagccgtGGGTGATGATGAGAAGGCTTCGAGCGAGGCTGTAGTGGCGCTTGTGGTGCTTGCGTCAAGCGCATTTTGTACGTTCAAGAGCGAGTCGTCCTGGCTAGGGTCTTCGACAGTCGGTTGTTTCGACGCATTCTTGCTGGGATCCGGGGTGGGTGGGCTCGATTTTGGTTTCCCATCAGATTGTGTTTGCGGTTTCGAGGATGCAGTGGGCTCTCCGGCGGTGGTGGATGCGGACTTTTTCGGAGAGTCAAAAACAAATGTGTCGTCCTCCGCTGCAGCACCTCGGGCGACTATCGTGGGTATTGGCGATATGGGTGGGACGAAGCTTGAGTCGAGgtcttgtaggtgttcgcgGACGGCCTGTTCAGCGAGCGAGTCGGAGTGCCGGTCGTCCAGGATGCTTTGGCCGTCAGCCATGCTGCTGTCGAAGGAGCTGTCGGGTGCGGAATTGGATGGTTTCAATGGTGGTATGTTTTCAAGCTTGAGCGACACGGGCGGAGGCCCTGTGGGAGTATAAGACTCTCGAGTGCCTTCGTTTTCAACAGCGCGCAGAACCAGGGGTGAAGGTTTGGGCGAAGTCCGTGAGGGATCGAGCTGGTGCTGCTTCTGCGGAGCACTCGACTCCCCGTCTTCCATCATCAGAAGTCTTTAGCTAGTTGAGCGACGTGGTCATGCATTTGCTCAAGTGAGTCGAGTCGAGTCCAGTCCCTACGGTCGCAACGTAAAGGAGATTTGCCGATCGGCTACCAGGCGCCAGAATATTCTGGGTCGTGTGGAGGGATTAGAGACAAAATACGGACGGGATGGTGTGTATTGATTGCCGTCGCGCCGAAAAGTCAAGGCCCTCCACTCCACTGGTTGCGCGGGTGCAACGTCCTGTGAGTGGTCCAAAGAAGTTCAGAGCCACGCGGGACAAATGACGCGCTCGGACCCTTGCCCTTCTCCCCTTACGGGTCGCGCTGTTGCTCTGGGGGCGCAACCCACTGAATGCCCCTCATGTTAGTGCCTTGCAGCGAATGGAATCCTGAACGCCAGCCGGTCCACATCTTACGATTAAACAGTAACGGCTCGGCTCCGATCCCTGCTGTTTCAGTtgacttcttttttcttctaatTACGCTTCAAAGGACGAGCGGGATGCCCTAAGAAGCAAACAATTGGTATTTTGTCTTGAAAAGATTGGTAGAAGATGGAGAACCCCCAAAGTGAGCTGAGCTCAAGGATTGGAAAGCTTCTGGCGTAGCATCCTAGGTAGATGCCAACCCGTCGAGCATCACTGAAAAGCTTTCTGGCACAGCATCCTGGCAGAAATGCATGGATGTGATTAATCCGGATGCCAGCCCGTCGAGCATCATTGGACAGCGATAAGATGTTTTAGATAGGGACATTACCCTCCAAGCCGAGCTACTGGGGTGGCTGATGATCTTCCCGCCAGTGTTTGACAGGCACCCAGTTGAGTTGATTGACAGACACCGCCAACCCAACCAATCCTCAATTGGGTTCCGTACAGGCTTCTTCCATTCGTATCCGTCTTTTCAGCAGAGGCTTTGATACGCCGTCGCGTTAGCTTGGGCAGCGAATTGTTCGCGAAAACCAGCTAGATTAGCCCTCGGAAAGGCCTAGGTTACCTCGGTGAGTATCCAATTGCCGAAGTAAATAGCCATTACCCCTTTTCTTCCACGGTCGGACCAAACCAATTGGGACTGGACTGCCTAGGTAGTTTAATCACGTGTGTCGAAAGGGTTCAAAGGCAACTCTTGTGGACGGCTGCGTAATCGGCGTGCCAACTCTGCCGAGATGTTGCTTAACCTACTCCATCCCGACATTTAGGTATTTACAAGCTATGCCCAGTCCTTGGCATCAGGGCAGCGTGGGTCTTGGAGCCCAAGTGGAGGCGAGTTTCTAGATCAGAACTATAGATCATTGCGCATTTGACAGTTTGACTTTCTTTATCCTATTTCTCCAAGCTTGCTGTCTCTTTGGCCAAAGGAGATTTTGCGTCCGGTTTTCATGAGGCTGTGCATCCAATGGAATACTAGTTCGTTCATCCTCAAGGTGCCTTGACCACTTGTACAGGATCCTCAAAATGACGTAGTTTGACTGTGCCTCCCCACGTTTCGGATGCCGCCAGCAGGGTCCGCGCCAGTCAGGCTCAGCACAGCAAGAAATATGAACCAGGCTCGATATTTTCCTGACTTTGGTTGGCTAACTTCCTCTAACTTCCTTGCTACATAATTAAGCGTTAACCGTCTGAACTGAGTTTGGGGTTGTCATGATATCCAAGCCCCAACGTCACTGCTGTAATAGTCGCGGTTTAAGTGAACCTTGGACGGGGATGCACCAACAATCACTCTTAGCTGCATATCGTACCGTAATCCAACATGAATCCTGCTCTACCTAATTCCGGTAGATGCAGGATGCAGGTCACCCACCTGCGATCAAGTCCCTGGTCGGGGTTTTGGAGCTAGGTCGGACAACTGCGTGCCCCTCTGATGTCACCACTCAAACGGCGTATAAATATTGACATCAGAACCCGCCACATCTGGTTATCCTGATCATACCAATCGCTTCTCACGCAGCAACTTGAATCGACTACAACCTATCATATCCACTTCAAATCTCAATCAAAATGAACTCCCTCACAAACAACAACGGCACTGCCGCTCCCGGACAGCAGAACGCCGGTATGGCGGGTGAGAAGAGGGACTATGGCGACAAAGGTATGTTGAAAAGCCTCAAGGTTCATTTAAAACTAAACTGATCGATCATCCGTTGTAGCATTTGACGCACTGGCCAAGAAGTCTGGCCACCCCGTCGACCGGAACACCAGCGAAAAGATCACCGATGCCGCCCGGGGCGCATTTGAAAAGGTGACTGGGTAAGTTGATGTTTTACAACTTCTAGTATTTTGTGCTCGGTGTGCTGATGAAAATTTTCCTATAGCAAAAAGGTCAACCCTAAGATCTCCAACTAGGTCTGGTCACGACTTCAGGCATTAAACGTTCACGGTGGATCATCCGATGTGCACATGGAAACCTGGAATTAATACAACACTAGAACCTAGCCAAAAATTTAATGACATAATGCATAACACGCTATCCCAATGCCTTGAACTCCATCACTTCAGCCTGAGCAGTTGAATAGAGCTTGCTCAGCTAGAATCAACAGTATATCCAATACCTGCCAAGAACGAACTCGAGATAATTGTTAATCTCATAATGCCTGCCCCGCAAACACTTGGTACGCCATGATCATGATCCACAGAAGGAACAGTTGCCCAACGAGCGCGAAAGCAAAGACAGCTTGCCAGGATTGACCTGCAAAACCAGTTAGTCAGTCGATCTTTTACTCGTGGAGCTATAGAGCCATGgagcataaaaaaaaacgccaaaGAACTTACAAATACTCTTCTGTTGCAGCCATGCCAGCGTGTTGAGCGTCTGCCCAGTAGGGTTCTGATTAAACACCAGCAGATTGCAACTCCCCTGCACACTGCCGCTGGATGACCCCCAGAGCTCAATGCTGACCATGATCAAGCCCACGAGCCACATGACCCAGAGGATGAAGCCTCCGATCATAACGACGGATGGCAGCAGGCGCGAGTTGAAGATGAGCCACAGCAtgaggaagatgaagacgaTGACCAGTGACCCGACCACAATGAAGTATGGAAAGTACCACGGCACTCCAAGCAGCAACTGGTATTGGACGTTGATAAAGTTGGCAAAGACGCCGACGATGGTCGACGCCGAGAGCAGCATCACAAGCAGCCATATGTTGAGCTGCACCGCCGGCCAGTGGTAGCGGTGGATGGGCTCGCGGCGCGCGATGGTGTAGCCGCTGGTTACCGTCGAGGCCATTTTGTCCGTGTGTCAGGTAGTTGACAGTGACAGTTggagactagaactagtgttGGCGACCGTGGATGGCAACGCACGGTCGGATTATGCGGTCCTGTTGCCGATCTCCAGAACTTGAGGCGACGCGCAAAAGCGATGCGCGACTTGCGATTGCGTTGCGATCTTGATTGAAAAGCCGAGTCTCAAGACGGTCGCACCGTTTTCCGTTGTTTAATCTGGCGCAAACAGGAAGGGCTTGGGTTCCGCCGCGCAGCCCTCGTGTGAGTTGTAAACGTGCCTGTCGTGGTCAGGCCGTGACTGTCGCTTCTAGTAGCTGGTTCAATTGGGGAGAAGGCTCGGTCGATGGGGTTGATGCTCGAAAACTGGGATGGCTGTCGaaaaagaagccgagaaagtTGTCGAGATCGCAGCGGCAGAGTCAGGCAGGTAGCACCACGGTTTCTTGGTTTGCGACGCGCTTGGACAAATAATTGGGGCACTCCCGTCAATGCAGGCAGGACCAGTGGCTTGCATTGGAGGAAAATAAACTTATGCCGGCGCCAATGCACTATCGAATACGCGATCGACCAGAACAATAATGTGCATCAAATTGAGCGACACCGAGGTCTCTAATCCAAAGTCTGGTTTGGTGGAGGACTGTCGGATGTGACGCTCTGTTTGACGCTGCTGTCGCCCAGCGACCGTTGTATACCCCTGTCGCGAAGTTGCGAGGTGGGCAAGGTGGGGTAGACGCAGCGCTTGGTCGTTTATAGCTGCTTGGGGACAGGGACCACAAATTGATCGGATCAGACAACAGCTGCGGGGTGCAGATTTCACTACAAACAGACAGAGACAGGATGGTGGACAATTCATCCACATGCGATTATGAATAATGTAGTGCCGAATGTTGATTTTACCAATGGCGAACGATTATAGTATGCTCAACAAGCCAAGTCCGTGTATTTACAGCAAACTCTCTCCCAATGCGCATCTCACCAAGCTGCATCCAGCCCTGACTGTCTCGTGCGCCCCGGGGTCTCCATCGCTCGGCGACAGGCTAGGGTTCACCTCGACCAAGTCCATAGCAACCAGTTGTCCCGTCTCGTGTACGCATTCGCAAATGTAGTCTCCCTCGCGCAGCGTCAAGCCACCACGGACCGGCGTCCCCGTGCTGGGAGCCCACATGGGGTCGAGCGCATCCACGTCGAAAGAGAGGTGGATGGGTGTATCGGTGCCGATATGCGCCAGTGCCATCTCCATGACGCGACCGATTCCGTGCCTGTCAATATCAAACATGCTAAATGCCTTGATCTTGTTCTCGCGCAGTATCTTCTTTTCGCCCGGGTCCACGTCCCGCAGACCAATGTAAACAAGCTTGTTGACGCTGATGCGGTTGTCATCCTTCAGCCAGCCAAAGTACTCGTCCTTGTCCTCCGTTGCCAATCCCGTTAGGAAAGACACAGGCATGCCGTGGATGTTTCCGCTGTCCGAAGTTTCCGGCGTATTGATATCCGCGTGCGCATCCACCCAAATGACGGCCACCTCGCGCCGGCCCTGGAACCGCTCCTTGATGGCCTTGGCGACCCCGCCGATTGTTCCGATGGCGATGCTATGGTCGCCACCCAGGGTGAGCACCATGCGGCCTTCTTTCGCCTGCTCGTACGTCTGCTCTGCGATCCGGCGCGTCACAGCTGACACGGCGAGCGGCTTCTTCATGTTTCGATACGGGGGGTCGTTTGCCGGCTCGAGGTCTCCGTACAGATGAACCTGGGTGTGGCCATGCAGGCGGTAACCGAGTTCCGAGTGGAGCTGCGTGAGGAGGCCGGAGTCGATGAGAGCCGAGGGGGCGGCGTCAACACCAGGTTTGCACTGTGACTTGTCAGTTTCTGCACATCTGTAGATAAGACGgggtaacagccatggccaCGAATGACGTACCTGGCCTCCAGAGAATCCAACGGCCACGACTCCCAGGTCCTCTGGGCTCGAGAGGAACTTGCTCTCCACCATTGTGGTCAACATGACGGGAGGGGTTTTGGTGTAGTCTGGCGTAGAAGCGTCGGTCTGGGAATTCGACCCGTTCTGGGTAGCATGTGTTGAAGACATGGTGACGAAAAAAGGctgtttgtttcttcttgAGGCCTTTTAGCTCTTGACGGGGAAACCACCACGAAGCGCACAGATGCCTGCTCATACCTTGGGTCGCTGCTTTCCGCGTGGGTCTTGATTATACCTAGCAAGAAGAGCTTGGATGAAAAGATGGCGCGCAAGGGTCCGCGGGAGGCGATGAGGAAGGAAGTGCGAATTAGATTAGGTTGAGAAGGTAGACTACCGTTAGGTATGTATGTACAGTAGCCGGAGCACTAGGAAACGCATTAATCTGGCGGCGTGTCTTGACCGGAGGTGTTTGGGATCGACTCGTTTGTCATGACTTGTGTGGCAGGGTAGATACCGGTAAACCTTTTTAAGACCCGGCCAGGTGACAAAGATTACCACCATCCCATTGTGCTCCGGTCAAAAACGTTGCAAGGGCGAACCCGCGTCGGCAGGCGACGGCTTGACAGAGCGAGCTTCTCCGTACCTACTGTACGCTACCAAAAGGGCTACGTACTCGGCAAGTCGGGCCATGGGTTGTAATTACTAGTAAGCTCTTGTGAGCGGGACCGTCGGCGATAAAAATCCCACACACTGTGGGGTCCCATGGTCGCAAGCTGTTTTGTACCTGCACTTAGGGGTAAGGTGCGCCGTGAACAACCTGCACGCTTTACTCCTAAGTGCAGGTGGTCCGAAACTACGGTGTGCAATGCAGCTACCTTCCATGTCACCGAGATGTTTGAGCCTGTGGTTTGTGACTCGATTTTGTTTGATGCTCGATAACCTTTTATTCTTAGTTCTAGATAGTAGGCAAGTATTGGTACCACAAAGAGCAGTATGGTAATCATGAGAGCTGCCCGCTTGTATTAATTATTGCGGGCTTTGTTTCGATATCGGCGGGGTCCTTGGCAAGCAGGGACGGGACCATAAAAACCGCGACGATTCCGCTTATATGGATCGCTACAGTATTCACGATACGGTAAAGACAGTGTAATCAGCAAAGTGATCAAAAATGACCAAAAACAGACACGAATGATTTTGGACCCGTAGACGACGCCGCCAGGACCGAGTGTGGCCAAGTCGTCCAAGCAAAGCCAAGCCAAGTACGTACGATACGACTCTTTTCCACGGAAAATAACGTAACCAATTGCTGCAAGCATCAATCTTGCACGTGCTCAAGTGGCGGATCAGCCACCAAGTCAGGTCTCACCCACCCTTGTTTACGATGACGGCATGCCGCATTCAGCCGCTTCTACCCTCTTTTGGTGTGTACCAAGTAGATTGGTGACCTCCAGCTATTTACGGATTAATTAGTTGCCTTGCCCTGGCAAGCCTATCTCTCCCTAATTACTGTACGTCGAGTTACCTACTTTTGGTACTTTATGGACATGCAGAATTACACTCATCGGCAAGCTCTTTAGTCAAGAAACTTCAATATTGACAAATCTGCATGTCGTTTATGGTACATAAAGATTGGTTACAGGCTTAAAGTACACAAACAACAGTCACTTTCCCTCAAGGAAGGGGTATCTAGTAAACAAATGAAAGTATTATCCCTTCCGCACAGCAGAGGGCTACGCCGTCTGCTTAGGCAGTAAATCGTCCACGAACCCCATCATCTCTCTCCTATCGTCGCTCAACCTCGCATACTCTAGCAGCAGTCGCAGAACATAGATCAGCATGTCCTCGGACCTTAGCGCCAACTCTGCCCACTCCCGCCCCGCGATGGCGAtcttctcggcctcggcatCGTGGGCGGCGGCCTTTCTCTTGTCGGTCCCCGTGTAGCCGAGAAAGTACTCAATGATTGCGTGCCAATCTCCGAACCGCGCATCCAGGGGAACAAAGTGCTTCCAGGCCACCAAACGGCTGTCGTGCCACTCCCGGAAAAGCGTCGACTTGATCGGC contains:
- a CDS encoding arginase, which translates into the protein MSSTHATQNGSNSQTDASTPDYTKTPPVMLTTMVESKFLSSPEDLGVVAVGFSGGQCKPGVDAAPSALIDSGLLTQLHSELGYRLHGHTQVHLYGDLEPANDPPYRNMKKPLAVSAVTRRIAEQTYEQAKEGRMVLTLGGDHSIAIGTIGGVAKAIKERFQGRREVAVIWVDAHADINTPETSDSGNIHGMPVSFLTGLATEDKDEYFGWLKDDNRISVNKLVYIGLRDVDPGEKKILRENKIKAFSMFDIDRHGIGRVMEMALAHIGTDTPIHLSFDVDALDPMWAPSTGTPVRGGLTLREGDYICECVHETGQLVAMDLVEVNPSLSPSDGDPGAHETVRAGCSLVRCALGESLL